In the Halanaerobium saccharolyticum subsp. saccharolyticum DSM 6643 genome, CTGCTGCAGTGCTTCTCATTGATATATTGAATTTGCTATCTTCATGAAACTTATTTCATTAAGATTTACAGCAGAAAATTTTAATGACAAATAACTTTTTACACTTTTCGTTAATTAAGACTTTACACCTGACATTTTTAAAAAGCGATTTGTTCAAGAATTATTTTGATCTTAACCAAATAATTTAAAATTAATGGTTTAATTATTATTAATTTGGTTTTGAATTACCCGAGAGGGTTTTACAAATCCATCTCGTTCTTTCTACGCTGAAACGCACCCACCTAGTTTAATGTCGTATAACGTTATTGGGATTTGCGCTCGTGCCTGGTTCCGTTAGGAACTGGCGTAAAGCTTGCTTTTTCGTATCCGTCATTGGTTAATCTGCAAGCTTTATGACAGAGGGCATGGCGCCAATCCCATGTTATACGAAGTCAAACTAAAGTTTTAATTTTGAAATCTATCCATTATCTCAATTTTTTTTACTACATAATCTTTAACATTATGTGCTACAGCAAAATCTAGATCATTAATTATACTTATGATTTTTTCTGCTTTCCTATAAGTATCCTTATTTATGTCTTGATTATCTTTAATATCTCTATATTTTTCTATTAATTGTTCTTTAACTTCAGTGCTGTCATAATAAATTAAATATGCTTCAATTACATTTCCATAATGACTATCTAAAAATTCTTTTCCTTCTTTAGATGAAAATAACTCAGTCATAATTTCATTGGAATCGATGTTTCCATTAATATATCGTTTATAAAGATCAAGATTATAATTTTTTATAGATATTAAGACTGCTAATAAAATTGGGTATAATTTAAAACTTACAGGTGTTGTTTTAAATACTAAGCTAATTTGTGTAAAACATTGTTCTTGTATTCTTAAAGAAAAGTTAAGTATAGAAAATAATTCTGAAAAAATAGAAACAAAGTGTTCTTTATCATTTCTAAAATTGGATGATTGATTAGTTCTTTCTTCAAAATATTTATTAAAATTAAATCTCTTAAATAAAGCTTCAACAAAAGCGCCTTTTGGAGGTTCAGGTAAATGATAATTTAAATCAATAAATCTCCGCAAATATCCATCAACATCCATATCTAAACCATAGATCCCCTTAATTGAATTACCAATTTGGTTTTTATCAATAGCTAATACAAAAACAATATTTTCCACATTAAAGAAGTGTTTTGCTTTTTCAAGAACTTGTAATGCATATGTAGGTCTACAACGATCTAATTCGTCTATAAAAAATACGATTGGTTTTTCAGAATCTGTAATTTCTTTAGCAAAATTCTCTAAGTGTTCTTTAAATTCAGTTAAAATATGTTTTGATTCCTCATATTTATTTATTTCATTTTTTGCAATTTTTTCTGT is a window encoding:
- a CDS encoding KAP family P-loop NTPase fold protein — encoded protein: MKIKLNNINIDKKNPFKEDILERKESVEILTQLISETQDSLVLAIDSLWGTGKTTFVKMWQMHLENKGFSTLYFNAWENDFNDDALIALIGEIEIAIDSFETENSKLDKIQYNFEKIKRAASVLIKNSIPIALKYASAGVLDYDDLTEKAIGEITEKIAKNEINKYEESKHILTEFKEHLENFAKEITDSEKPIVFFIDELDRCRPTYALQVLEKAKHFFNVENIVFVLAIDKNQIGNSIKGIYGLDMDVDGYLRRFIDLNYHLPEPPKGAFVEALFKRFNFNKYFEERTNQSSNFRNDKEHFVSIFSELFSILNFSLRIQEQCFTQISLVFKTTPVSFKLYPILLAVLISIKNYNLDLYKRYINGNIDSNEIMTELFSSKEGKEFLDSHYGNVIEAYLIYYDSTEVKEQLIEKYRDIKDNQDINKDTYRKAEKIISIINDLDFAVAHNVKDYVVKKIEIMDRFQN